A stretch of Anaerolineae bacterium DNA encodes these proteins:
- a CDS encoding iron-containing alcohol dehydrogenase has protein sequence MKSFHLPVTVVTGDGCIAQLGAQVAPLGTQALLVCGASARASGTLGRALDSLNQAGVAAEVFDRVRGEPTLQVVAEGIACARGRAADVLVGLGGGSAMDAAKAIAGLAPLAGSPREYLEGRPLDGDPLPWVAIPTTSGTGAEVTMNAVLIDPDSGTKKSIRGRSWFAQVALVDPTLTLSLPPSVTAYTGADALTQAIESFVSVGAMPVTDALCRDAIRLIGRSLLPAYRDGAQIAYRRDLHYGSLMAGMALANARLGAVHGMAHPLGCHHSLPHGLVCGLLLPYVMEWNLPVAAPRYAEVASLLGLDTAGQSEAQAARAAVDWVRELLTQLGIPGRLRDAGVTRIDLEEVARQSMSSSMEHNPRRMTEEDVVNLLRSAL, from the coding sequence ATGAAAAGCTTCCATCTCCCGGTCACAGTCGTCACCGGCGATGGCTGCATCGCCCAGTTGGGTGCCCAGGTGGCCCCTCTGGGGACGCAAGCGCTTCTAGTCTGTGGCGCCTCCGCCCGCGCCTCCGGCACCCTTGGCCGCGCCCTCGACTCCCTGAACCAGGCGGGCGTCGCCGCTGAGGTGTTCGACCGCGTGCGGGGAGAGCCCACGCTCCAAGTGGTGGCCGAGGGCATCGCCTGTGCTAGGGGCCGAGCCGCCGACGTGCTGGTGGGCCTGGGCGGGGGCAGCGCCATGGATGCAGCCAAGGCCATCGCCGGGCTGGCCCCGCTCGCTGGCTCGCCCAGGGAATACCTGGAAGGACGCCCGCTGGACGGCGATCCTCTGCCCTGGGTGGCCATACCCACCACCAGCGGCACTGGGGCCGAGGTCACCATGAACGCCGTCCTCATTGACCCCGATAGCGGCACCAAGAAGAGCATCCGCGGACGCTCGTGGTTCGCCCAGGTGGCGCTGGTAGACCCCACGCTGACCCTCAGCCTGCCCCCCTCCGTCACCGCCTACACGGGGGCCGATGCCCTTACCCAAGCCATCGAGTCCTTCGTGTCGGTGGGAGCCATGCCTGTCACCGATGCCCTGTGCCGGGATGCCATCCGGCTCATCGGCCGATCCCTTTTGCCCGCCTACCGCGATGGCGCCCAGATCGCCTACCGACGCGATCTGCATTACGGCAGCCTGATGGCGGGGATGGCTCTAGCCAATGCCCGGCTGGGGGCGGTACACGGGATGGCCCACCCGCTCGGCTGCCATCACAGTCTCCCTCACGGGCTGGTGTGCGGGCTACTCCTGCCCTACGTCATGGAGTGGAACCTGCCCGTCGCCGCCCCTCGCTACGCCGAGGTGGCCTCGCTCCTGGGCCTGGACACCGCCGGGCAGAGCGAAGCTCAGGCAGCCCGGGCGGCGGTGGACTGGGTACGGGAGTTGCTGACCCAACTAGGGATACCGGGCAGGCTCAGAGACGCCGGGGTGACGCGGATAGACCTGGAAGAGGTAGCGCGCCAATCGATGTCATCTAGCATGGAGCACAATCCGCGGCGCATGACCGAGGAAGACGTGGTGAACCTGCTGCGCAGCGCCCTCTGA
- a CDS encoding DUF2142 domain-containing protein, which yields MTRQTLPIAMTLAAYLAAALAYAVITPTWQAADEPAHYNYIRHLVIEGSLPVLQMGDFPSRYLDQLKAAGFPEGSDVSAIRYESHQPPLYYLLAAPVLTAFAGDPVPLQVRALRLFTVTNGVAALAMAYSLGLALWPRRQGRAAALAATVAFIPMHTAMSAGINNDVLAEALTASVTLLTLRALVHSPAPAPKRLTILGILLGLCLLTKTTAYIAVPLVLAGLLLHRRLHRPPWARVLRSGARVALPAAILWLPWVARNLVTYGLRDPLGLTRHDAIAASQLTTAELLAEFSPVRVLTEGTTLTFKSFWGVFGWMGVPMHEPVYLLLAVVSATAVLGLVIAGAPHLLRQLAGSGGGPGVRRRAHVILLAAWGSFSICGLLWYNMKFVQYQGRYLYAALPVWSAAMVVGMVTARERPLAACAGLGLLGAALFALGWARGDVPGLLLALLAAAAAGLFVWRWALRRWPAVSALPLLALWALDLAGALYYVSRFL from the coding sequence GTGACTAGGCAGACGCTTCCCATAGCGATGACCTTGGCGGCCTACCTAGCCGCTGCCCTCGCCTATGCCGTCATCACCCCGACGTGGCAGGCGGCCGACGAGCCGGCCCACTACAACTACATCCGTCATCTGGTGATCGAGGGCTCCCTGCCCGTGCTCCAGATGGGAGACTTCCCGTCCCGCTACCTGGACCAACTGAAGGCCGCTGGCTTCCCCGAGGGGAGCGACGTCAGTGCCATCCGCTACGAGAGCCACCAGCCGCCCCTCTACTACCTGCTGGCGGCCCCGGTGCTGACGGCCTTCGCCGGCGATCCCGTACCCCTCCAGGTTCGCGCGTTGCGCCTCTTCACCGTCACCAACGGCGTGGCCGCCCTCGCCATGGCCTACTCCTTGGGGCTGGCCCTCTGGCCGCGGCGGCAGGGCCGGGCGGCGGCTCTGGCAGCGACGGTCGCTTTCATACCCATGCACACCGCCATGAGCGCCGGCATCAACAACGACGTCCTGGCCGAGGCCCTCACCGCTTCGGTGACCCTGCTGACCTTGCGCGCCCTCGTCCACTCCCCCGCCCCTGCACCCAAGCGCCTCACGATCTTGGGCATCCTCCTCGGCCTGTGCCTCCTCACCAAGACCACCGCCTACATCGCAGTGCCCCTGGTGCTGGCTGGCCTGCTGTTGCACCGTCGGCTGCACCGTCCCCCGTGGGCGAGGGTCCTGAGGTCCGGCGCCAGGGTCGCCCTGCCGGCCGCCATCCTCTGGCTGCCTTGGGTGGCCCGCAACCTGGTCACCTACGGGCTGCGCGACCCCCTGGGCCTGACCCGTCACGACGCCATCGCCGCCAGCCAGCTCACTACCGCCGAACTCCTGGCGGAGTTCAGTCCGGTGCGCGTTCTTACCGAGGGCACTACCCTCACCTTCAAGAGCTTCTGGGGCGTGTTCGGCTGGATGGGCGTCCCCATGCACGAGCCGGTCTACCTGCTCCTGGCCGTGGTGTCCGCCACCGCCGTCCTGGGGTTGGTGATTGCGGGAGCGCCGCACCTGTTGCGGCAGCTTGCCGGCTCCGGGGGCGGGCCGGGTGTTCGTCGGCGAGCTCACGTCATTCTGCTCGCTGCCTGGGGTTCGTTCTCGATCTGCGGCTTGCTTTGGTATAATATGAAGTTCGTGCAGTACCAGGGCCGTTACCTCTACGCCGCCCTGCCAGTGTGGAGCGCGGCCATGGTGGTGGGTATGGTAACGGCGCGGGAGCGCCCCCTGGCGGCCTGCGCCGGCCTGGGCCTGCTGGGCGCGGCGCTGTTCGCCCTCGGGTGGGCCCGGGGAGATGTGCCTGGCCTGCTCCTGGCGCTGCTGGCCGCCGCGGCGGCCGGCCTCTTCGTCTGGCGGTGGGCCTTACGGCGATGGCCGGCGGTATCGGCCCTGCCGCTGCTGGCGCTGTGGGCACTAGACCTGGCCGGGGCGCTATACTACGTCAGCCGGTTCCTGTAA